Genomic DNA from Theropithecus gelada isolate Dixy chromosome 1, Tgel_1.0, whole genome shotgun sequence:
CATTCCCCCACATTACCTTGTGGGGTTTGATCAGCAGTTCTGGAAGCACCTAGGGCAGGAATCACCACCCCAGGGTCACAGATGAGACTGCTGAGGTTCACAGGGGAACCGAGCAGAGCAGCAGGTACCCTGGCTCCCAACTCAGGGCTCTCTGGTTCCGGAAAAGAATTCTAGGTGAAGGCGGGAGGGGGTGGGAAGGTCCTTCCCCCTAGGTGCCCCTGAGGTCTAACTCTGGAACTCCTTGGATAATGAGAAAAGGGGGGCTTCGGAACCCTGGATGTGGGTTCCACATCCTGCGGGGGCAGGGAGGCCGCCTGGGAGTCCGCCAGACGCAGTAAATAATTCACACAGATGAACTGGAGATAAGGGCGGCTTCGTGGAGGATCGAGTTCAGGTCGGAGGAGGCTCAGACGGCTGGGGGGACTTGTGGTCTCCCCTGTCTGAGAGGGGAAAATTCGTGGGACTCTGGCTGCCAGGAAAACACAGTCCCCAGGTGCCGGCTCGGTGCCACTCCCTGCCATTGGCGGGAGGGAGCTCCCCGGAACTGCCCCGCGGGGCAACATGCCTGGCCAGCCGCCTCCGCCCAGCCGTCCCCATGGCAACCGGCTGGCCTGGTCCAGGGTTCACGGCCAACCGGATCCTCGGTCTCCCCTCCCCCACGGGAGGCTGAGCGTCTTAGACTCCCAACTCTGTTCTCTGGGAGCTTCCAGCTGCAGGAACCTACAGAATCATCCTGTCTGACCCCCTCGTTTTATGGGAGGTCCGTCGAGACCACGGACTCTGGGGGCCTGCCCGTCCTGGTTGCAAGCCTCGCTCCACCATTTTCCAGCTGTGGGATCCTAGGAAGGGGACTTGGCCACCCTGCGCCTCGGtgttcattatctgtaaaatggggataataacaataGTGGCTATCTTATAGGGTTGTGAAAATTGAATGGACTAAATGCAAAGAGGGCAGAGAGGTTACTGGTCTGTAGCCAGCACTGAGGAAGCATTATTTTCCATGTTGGGAAACGGAGTCTCAAAGGAGCAAAATACTTGCCCAAGGTGACGGTCACACAGCATGCTATTGGCAGATTTGGAATTGGAACGCAGTTGTCATTCTTCCTAAAACACCCAGGGTGGACACACTGGGATTCCCCAAGGGTTACCTGTGCTTCCTGCAGACCCACCCAAGCCTCCTCTCTGACCTCTTGACAGTCACAGTCATTGAATTGTCCTTGACCAGGCAGTAAGGTCCCTAAACCAGAAAAGGTCTTGCTTTAGCCAGCCCAGTCTCCCCACTGCCAAGCACAAACCCGCTTCCTGCACCTCTGCTTTCCCCCCCATGCCTGGCAGAGGAGCTATCGAATGAATAtagatttaataaattaattagttCATCTCTTCTACCCAAACACCCTCCCAGAGCAAGCTCCCGAAGCCCCTGGCCACCCAGCTCTCTGCCTTACAGGACACCCCTTACCCTGACCACTTCCTGTCATCagcccccactccaccccactGCCATCACCATGCTGTTTAGATTTCCCATGGCACATTGCCTgggtcctcctcctcccttcagcTTGCCCTCCCTGACTTCCCTCCCCGCTTAGTGACCCTTTGTCCTCAAAATGGCTGTTTTGGGGTCAAGGACCTTCCTCCAAGTCCAGAGGTGTTCCTTTCCCCTGTGTTAAGGACAAACCCTCCAACGTGAGAGGCAACAAAGTAAACCGTCCTCATCCCCGATCCTGGGGGAAACAGATGGGGACCTGGTACTGCCACGATGTGGGTAGGGGCGATCCAGCGGCTTTCTGGGACTCTCAATCCCACTACAGAGGTGGCAGGGGCTTTGGGACGCAGAATCTCTGTCCTTAGGGGCCACCCCACAAGCTCCAGCCCAGCTGCCAGGTTTCCTCGGATACGGCCCAGTCGCCTctgatttatttttgcatatggtttGGGAGAATCTCTGTTGCTGGAATAAcgacaaccttttttttttttttctcttttccttccctccaatAGGCAGACTTTATAAACCAGAGCAGCTGCCTGAAGGTTTCCAAGAAAAAATTCTGCACAGTTTCTAACCAGGGTGACAGTTCCCCTCCACAGGaagttcttttattaatttttttatctcttcttttgtaAGACTATCTATCGGTCATCAGGGAGCACCTGTGGGCATTGTTGTGTTTCTCCCCACTGCTCCCATTTGCCTGGAATTCATTATTAAATCTAAACCACAGTGGCCTTGCCCAACACAGGGGCGAAGTTCGAACTACTGAAAAATGGGTCACTCAAATCGCCTGTGCAGACGAATCGCAAATAATTTATGGAAATACTCCTTCCTCAAGGAGGTGAAACATAAATCCCTGTCCCTGAAGTGTGGGCTGTGCATAATGATTTCCTTCTATGGAGTAGAGTATGGAAAGCAGGGAGaggccgcgcgcggtggctcaagcctgtaatcccagcactttgggaggccgaggcgggtggatcacgaggtcaggagatcgagactatcctggctaacatggtgaaaccccgtctctactaaaaatacaaaaaactagccgggcgtggtggtgggcgcctgtagtctcagctacttgggaggctgaggcgggagaatggcgtgaacccgggaggcggagcttgcagtgagccgagatcgcgccactgcactccagcctgggagcacagcgagactccgtctcaaaaaaaaaaaaaaaaaaagaaagcagggagaaAGAGTAATTTTGCAGgagagaaacctgacaaacactagcTCAGCCAGATGGCCAAGGTCAACATCAGCAGCGGTCAGTCGTGTCTATAGCATGGACacttgatatgatgtgataagAACAGCACATCACCCCCAAACCCATAACCACAGTGGAGCCACAAGAAAAACAGCAGACAGACCCCACTTGAGGGACAGTCTACAAAGTACCTGACCAACAGTctatcaaaaacaaggaaagtctgagaaactacCACAGCCAAGAGCAGCCTAGGGAAATATGATGACTACATGCAATGTGGGAGACCctgtggaacagaaaaaggatggtggggaaaaactaataaaatccaaataaactaCAGAGTTTAGTTAACAGTAACATACCAGTGTTGTGGAAAATGTACCGCAGTAATGTCAGGTGTTAACAATAGGAGAAACTGGGTCGGGGTATGTGGCAATTCTGTAATATCTGCATAACTTtctttaaatctaaaactattctaaaagtttactttttaaacagcGAGCCATCTGTCTGGGCTTCAGGGAATCCTCAAAACCTAGCTATCTTTGATTCCCCATTTTTGCCATTTATGAAGGATTAGAGCTTCTGATGTGGGGAGTATCCAAGCCCCTAGATCCCAACCTCATTTCCATAGGAACAATCATCATTTTCAAGCCCAGGAAAAACATCCATTTTGTTCACCATTTTATACCCAGATAGCCTAGCACAGTGccaagcacatagtaggtgctaaattgatatttgtcaaatgaaagaAACTTGAGGAGGTCTTCATGAAGGAAGTGATCCAAGCAGAAAGTCAAGATCTTCCCTTTCCAGGGCAGGAAGTCAGTACCTCTTAGTCTCCATCCAGAGAAGGAAGACTTCTGGCAGTCTGGTTAGAAGTGGGTAGAGACTCCTCTTGACTCTGCCTTTGGAAGGCAAGCATGTGGATTTACTTAGGACTGTATTTATTGGGGCATTTTGGGAGCTGGATGAAGATCATGAGAGGCAGGCTGATCCCCCGAAACCACTCCCCACCTCCTCACCCAAGGCCCCACCCTTCAAACCCCCAAGATGCTTCCACTGACCCTCAGGGCAACTGCCAAAACTATAGGCAAAGAAGCTTCGTGCAACCAAAACGGTTGGCTAGATCTTAAAAGTTCATTTCCTGGCATGTGGTAGTCACTTCATATATGTTCTTATTGATGGCTGCCATTTGTTCTgcaccaggccctgtgctagggaGAAGGGAGGGGTTCCCATCTAATGATATGTGAGAATTGTCATTATCCCTATTTAATAGAAGGCAAAACAGAGGCCCAAAGAACCTGAGAAATGTCCAAGTCACAGCTAGAAAGTATAGAAGAGAGGTTTCAAATCCAAGACATCTGTGTCCCAAGCCCATGCACCAGCCACCCTAATGTCTGACCCCTCCCTCTAGGCCAGAgcttcccaccaggcccccagACCCTGGGAATTCCCTCTCGGCTCTCTGCAGAGGCACCCCTTACTCATTCCTTCATCTGTGGCCTCTAGACAGTAGTAATTTTCAAGTCTCTTTCTTTCAAAACTTAATTTGCCAATTTCCCCCTTAGAGGTGCTTTTTGATATTCCTTCAGGCTGTCAGCCTGGACAGGCCACGGAAGCAGAATCCAGGAAGACGGATGCTTATTACAACCATTCAATTAATTAAGTTTGAATAATGCAGCGCTGGCATGCTCCCATCGATGCGTGGAGGCCTATAGACCTCCCCCACCTTAGACTTTTAATAGCCTTTTCCATATTTATTGCTACCTAACCGGACACTTCAAACATATCCTGCACTCAGTATAATTTGATATCTGCCCAGTCCCCAAAATGCCCTCTCGACAAATGTTTACCTGATGCTATActatatttaaaagatttatattcctttttgcTGAATGGAGTCCTTGGGAAAGGAGGACTCTGTCTTCCCACGCAGAGGATCCGGCATTCGCTGGCGGGGTGGCCTCCAGCAGCAATGTTTTAATACATCACTTATTAAAATGGACCTGGAGCCTTGGCCAAGGGCTCCCATACTCCCTGCCTCCCAACAGAGGACAGCCCCAAGGCCTTAGCTGACCACATCCAAGCCCTGCCCCCTTCTAAACCCTTACACAGTGACTGTCAGAGCCAACAGGGCCTCAAACCAACAAAGGATCTTTAAGACTGAAGGACAGTGACTACAGCTGGGACTGAGCCTAGGCCTGGGGTCAGATGACCCTGCATCCTCCTCCTGAAGCGTGGGCCCTGGGTTCCGGTCCTGTCTCTGTGACTTACTAGCTGAGTCACCTTATACAAGTTACTTCACCcttctgagccccagtttctccTGTACAATCaggataataatagtgcctatttCATATGGCTTTGTGAGCCCGGTATACAGTAAGAGCTCAATTAATGCAGAAGCTGTGCAATCCTTTTGGCCTCTCTGGGCCCTTACACAATGACTGTCAGAGCCAACAGGGCCTCAAACCAACAAAGGACCTTTAAGGCTGAAGGACAGTGACTACAGCTGGGACTGAGCCTAGGCCTGGGGTCAGATGACCCTGCATCCTCCTCCTGAAGCGTGGGCCCTGGGTTCCGGTCCTGTCTCTGTGACTTACTAGCTGAGTCACCTTATACAAGTTACTTCACCCTTCTGAGCCCCGGTTTCTCCTGTACAATCaggataataatagtgcctatttCATATGGCTTTGTGAGTCTGGTATACAGTAAGAGCTCAATTAATGCAGAAGCTGTGCAATCCTTTTGGCCTCTCTGGGGCCTCGATTTTCTTACCTACTGAAGAGAGCAACTCGTGGGTTTCTAGGGGTGCTGGGACGATTGCACgggaaaacaggagagaaaacaCGTTGTAATTACACAGTGCTTTGATCACGTCAGTGGCAATTACTCCTGGGTGCGGACACAAACCGTGCCTTCCGAAAGAATCTTTTCACATGGCTTCTGCCCCTCGGCAGATTGATGCCTTGTCCCCCTCAGTCTATCAGAGGGAAAGCACAGGGGATGGCTGAGCTCCATGGTGCCCATCAGCTCCGAGGTGCTGGGAGTCCCCGGGTGAGCAGGGAGGAGAACAGGTTCTGGAGGAGGGTCAGGCACCTGGGAAAATCAATCTGGCATTTGCACTCCTGCTGGCCCCACCAGCCCCAGCTTGCTCACCACTCCCAATAATAACTGCTTGCATGGAGAGCTCTCTGCTGGGACCTCCTGAGCCCTTGGGCCTCCACTGCCTGGGAAGGAGGTTGAGACATCACCCCCTCTGGGCCCTCTGGagcccctcttcctcctgcccaccCCCCTTCCCTCGCCTCTTACCTGATGTCTGAGTCACACTTAGGCTCCCGTCACCGTGAGCTGTGTTGTGACGCCTGGCTGACAGCTTTCCCACAAACACATTAAAACCTCCCAGCACTTCTGGGTGTGTGATAGCCCAGGAGAAAAAAACCTCTCCCAGTTTTCTTCAGCCAAAATCCTTCTCCCAAACCCTCCTCCCCCGGGACCCTGCTCCCCCACCTTTGACTGCCCCAAGCCTAACAAGGGGCTGAGATTTGTCTACCTATCAAGCCTTCCTAATTAATGATTAGAGGAAGGCTGGTAAGTGCAGGTGCCTGAGATCTCTCAGGCCGTGCACCCCCAGGAGCAGCGCATCCCTCGACCTGCGAGCCCCGGAAGGTGAAGATGCAGAGAACGCAACTCCTCTTCAGCCCTGCCTCTGAAGACAGGGGGCCCTTGGCGAAGTATGAAATGTGCATAGAGTGGCCTGATACTGAGTGTTCCCACATGCTGGCATTGTGTTCATCCTCCTAATAACCCTGTGAGGCCGGGGCTGAGTTATCCTTactttacagattaggaaatggAGGCTTAAAGAAGGTCAGGCTCAAGTCCAAAGACCTAGGAAGTCAGGGAGCTGGGACTTGCATCCAACTCTGCCAGCCTGCAAAGTCGCTCTTAACAAGATTGGCTGCTTCCCTGCACAGTATCCctttctcccctcaccccaccagAGATGGCAGAAACCTCAGGGATGCAGTGAGAGCTCAAACTGCAAATCCAAAATGGAATAAATTCACCTTAGGGGGATAGCCTTGCCAGTCCAGCCCATCTTTCCTCTCATCTGAGCCCACCCATAGGGGCCCCCAACATTGCCATTTTGCCTCGCAGACCAAAGCCACCATCCCTCCTTCCTGTCTGCAGCCAGCCCACAAACAGCAAGTCATGTcccccccacctcaccccctagccaaaacagaggaaagagaggagtgAGACACAGGAACAATTCTTTTATTGTACATTGGAGAAATAGCCCTGTGTGCTGGTTCAAGGTGCAACATACAGAATATTGAATTAAGAAAAGAGGGAacggggaagggaagggaaaccTCTTGAGGTCCAAAGTTGCAAACAAAAAATGGTAAAAGATTTCCTCACGCAAGAGGCATTTTTGCAAATACCATGCAAAACAGGCAGCTGGTGTGCCTTAAGAGAATCCctataaataacagaaaagacACTCCAAGCATTCCTGTACGTGGACTCAGAgcacagagaaaagaaactaaaatgccTTTTGGCATTTCAAGATATTTGGcactcttgtgattacatttttttACAGTCCATTAAAGAGAATAAACTGACATAATATTAGAGAAATAAACAGGCTGCTCACACAACAGACTGCAAGGGGAGGTTAGAAAAAGctcaagcatttttttctttgtttttcgtgtgtgtgtgtgtgtgtgtgtgtgtgtgtgtgtgtgtgtttctgacaTAAAAAATGTGTCCATTTGCATTAACTTGGGCAAATAGCTTGCAGCAACAAAGAAACACAAGCTTTacaactcattttaaaataaaacaaggatcTTTTCTATGTATCATTCCTTAGAAAAGTTCTCTTCTTGTTTTAAACACATTCCTGATAACTTCTAAAGATgaccaaaataaaacagaatatctaCAGAGatcatattctgaattttttgtaCATCCAAGgataacaacataaaaaaaataaaactggacagCATTTCACATCCAAGTGCACAGAACCATTTTTGCAAGattaaataatgtaaacattGGGAACAGCCAAATCAGCGAAGAATGCCAACACCTCAAAATACCTGGTGTTGCCGCTTCATTAAGTGGTTCAAAATCCAGATCTATAATTGCGCAATATTCACCgtatataaaaagaaatggatattAATTTTGACAAATAGCTGCAACTGagacttctttttatttctttatatgtgtgtatatagtgattttttattatttttaaaattttatttatttatttatttttatttttgcagagaagCCCAgagccttctcctcctcctccttctcacgCCTCATCTGTCTCCCGGCCTGATACCAGATACAGGTTGTTGATTTCATCGTGGGTAGCAAGCTAGTAATAAATTTCAAAGTGCTTTCTGTTTTCATGCTTTTTGCCAATAACTGTTATCGCCGTTCTTATTCTCTCCCTTAACTCATTGTCTTTGGGGGAGTTAGACACCAGGAGGTGCCTTGTCGGTCATATTTTTCAGCACGTCATCAATCCTATCATCTTCAATAACAACTgcaaaaaaaggggggaaaagagAGGTGAGCGCACTTGGGCCTAGCCAGAGGTCTCTGACATTTCCCGTTTTGCCCAGAGTGGGAGGTCgggagaggagagggggagggagcaGGGCTCACTGCGTGGTGAAACAGCTCCATCCTCCTCCGCCCCTGCCAGGGGTCTCTTCCCTGCTTTCCTCTGAACCACCCCAACATCCCCTATCCTCCAGCCTGCGTCCCAGCTCCATtctgagaaaaggaaacagagagggCGCCAATCCAGCCGCTCCTGCTGCAGCCGGGGCGCGCACTGGCCGAGTTCTCACCGCACCAGGTGCACTAATTTAGACAGAAATGTCTGGAGCTGTGATAGGAGAGGGAGCCAAAGTCTTTGGGTCTCGGGACCCCCGGGGAGTCCCGAGCGCAGCTCCGCTGGGCAAGGCTAGGTGTGGAGATGCGCGGAGCCAGGAGGGGACGCCAAAGCCGGTTCCCACGACGCGCAGCGGGTGGGAGTTAGGGCCTGGCCTGGGCGGGCGCCCCCTCCTGCGCGCCCTCTCCAAATCGCCGGCCGACGGACTCCGCCGCCCGCGCTCCCCGCTGCGGCAGGGACACTCGCGGTAACTTCCGCCTCTCTCACCGTCTCGACCTAGCCTCGTCTTTCTCAGTCCCTCCATCAGTCCCTCGGCGCGACGGCCGCCGATCGAGGTCTCTGGGTCTCCCTGTCTAAGGCGTCGGTCGCCTTTATTGTTTCGGCGGCTTCTGCGTTCTCCCCATACGCGCGTCCTCGGCTCTGTCTCTCCCGCTTCAGCTCCCCTCTCGGGAGCTTTGTCTCGGTTTCTGCCACCCTCGGTCTCCCGCATACCCCCTCCCCTCCATCCCTGCGTCTCAGTCTCTCTTGGCAGACGTCGGTCCCCCTCATTGTCCCCGCGCCTCTGGAGCTCCTCTCGGAGCCTCTCTGCCTCTCCGCCTCTCTGGGGCTTTTCCAGCTCTCGCGCGGATCGCCCAGGCCTGGCAAACCCCCACCCAGGCCAAGTAACAATGAAAACCCCGTGAGACCCGAAAGCCCTAGCCTTCCCTGCAGGAATGGGATCCTCCCCACGCAGGTCCCCACGCCGTCCCCTGGGGGATCCTGGGACCCCCTCCCCCCAGGATTGTGGAGCGAGCGCAGCTGCGACTACACTGCGCAaaaggcgggggtggggggcgcAAATCAAAAAGCAAACTTTGCCGCGGGTGGGGACCCCCAGCTGCAGCTAGAAGCCGCCACGCCCCCGGGGTGACCCAGCCGGGGATCGGGCTTAGGAGGACGCGTTCCTGTGACCCGCTTCAGCCGGACCCGCAGTGCGGGATCCCCCAATTCTGCAGGAGGGGATTCCGTCGGGTCTGAACCGGTTCCAGCGGGTGGGAGACCTCCGCAACCCTTGTTCAGGCCGCCGCGCGGGAAAAAGGGGATGTCAGGGAAGGGGGCCGAGAACTCACCCCGCTTGCTCCGGCCGATCTGGCCCAGCTTGGGCGGCCGCTTGTTCTGCCCGGCGCCGAAGAAGTTGTTGGTGTCCTGCAGGCGGCAGGAGAAGATCTGGCCCACGTCGCCGCCGTCGCCGTAGGGGCTCAGCTTCTCGTCGCCGTAGGGCAGCACCTCCGACATGGTCGCGTCCGGGGGCTCCGCCGCGGCGCCTCCTCCGCCCGCGTCCCCGCCCGCGGCGGACAGGGTCAGCGGCGCTGGGGCCGGGGGCGGCCGGCCGGGGACGGCCCGCGGGCTGCTGCGGCGGTGGCGCCGGCGAGAGGCCGGGGGACGCCGCTAGGGCAAGAGCGCGGCACCCGCGCGAGCGGCCCGGAGAGCGCCCGCGGCTGCGCTGCGCTGCGCTCCGGCTCCGCGCGCGAGTGGCTGCTGCTCCGCCAGAGGCGAGCAGGACTCACATCCTCGGCGCGCTGGGGCTCTGGGCGGGGGCCGGGCCGGGCGGGGCCGCGAGCCGGGAGGGAGGAGGCGTCCCTGCGAGCCCAGAGGGTGCAGGACCGAGGAGGGCGCACCCCGGGAGCCGGGCGGGCCGGTCCTGCGGCGAGTGCGGGCGGCGGCGCCGGTTCGGGGAGGCAGACTGGGAGCTGCGAGCCGCGGGGCTGCAAGGggcggagggggaggggagggagagaggagggagggcacCGGGGGAGGAAACCcagagggagggtgggggagagaaACCGAGAGGGAGACGGGGAGAAAAACAGGGACTGAAAGACAGGGAGGCAGGGGAAACGGTGgaaggagacagaggagagggggagaggaaggagaggaggagaaagaagaaaaggtggTGGGGGACGAGCTAGAACGGAGAGACAGGGGAAAgatgagaggaggagggaaaggatcgggagggagaggaagagggtcggagagggaaggaagggagaaagacagaggggggagagggaggcagggataGAGGAGGCAGCGAGCTGCGAGGAGAAATGCCGGCCGCGGCGCCGAGGCGAGGCGCGGGGAGGAGGGCGGGAGGAGGCGGGGAGGAGGGGACCCGCGGGCCTCGGGGAGAGATCCCTGCGAGCGGAGCGACGTCACGGGGCCGCGCCGGCCGGCCCGGGCCGCCGCTAGCTtcctgcccccgcccccagcccccgcCGTCCCGCTCGCGGGTGTTTACGGGGCCCGGAGCTGGTGCGCGCCCGCCCCGCAGCCGGCTCTGCATCCTGAGGGGACCTCGGGGGGAGTGGGGGTTGCGGGAGCCGGAAGGGGAGCGGACCGACGACGCATACGCGGGGAAGGGCGGAAGCATGCTGACCTCCCTAGGGGCAGATGCTGCGGGGCAAAGATCGGAGGGCTCCAGGGCGACCCACGAACACAGCCTCCCCCGCCAGCTGCAAACCAGGGAGCCCCTCCTCCCCACCGCACTTGCTCCCCAATTCAGACCCCGAGGGCCCAGCCACTGGGGCCTCACACTCTCCTCCCGCCCTGGCTCAGTCCAACCTGGAAGGCCTCACTCCCCACCGCCCCCGCCCAACGGCGCTGGACTCCGGCTCCCGCGGGGcctccaggaggaggagggggagagagaaggggcagcCCCGCCTCCCGCAGGAGAAGGGAGCGCCTCATTACGCCGGGCTCGCCCGGGATGCCTGGCTCCCGGCGTCCTCTGCCTCCGCTGGGGACGTCCCGGGCCTGCCGCCCTCTGCCCTCGGGGGCCTCCCTTCCAGCAACAGCCGTGCGCCCTGTGGAGAGACTACGGCCTCTGAGATGAGAAGCGGGCTTCTCGATGCCGGGAGGGAGACTGGGGCAGCCCCAGAGGCCTGGGAGGCGCATCTGCCAAGCAGATGGTAACTCCGAGGGGGCAAGGTGCATGAGGAGCGCTCATTTTCTTCGCCGGAGCCAACAGCACCTGCCCTCCGCTGGAGACCGTCTTTACTTAGCAGAGCCGCCTGACCACGGGGAGGGGCAATGACCCCAAGGTCATGCCAGCTgctggaggcagggctgggaaaCACATCCAGGTGGCCCAGGTGTGTCTCACCTGGCTCATCCTGCTGCCCTGCAAGGGGTCCCATCAACAGTGAAAGGAGCTCTCCCCTCCCATCTAGAACTCCGGCGGGTGGGAGCTGGAGGCAGAAGGGGGAGGTTTTTTCCTGGTATAACATCTGGTGGAGGGGGGAGTCAGTCCAGCCCCCTCTCCAAACTGTGTAAAAGGATTGGCTGGCCTCGGGAAGCCAGATCCCATgcggggaggaggaagggagcagaGAAAACGGAGACTGAAGCTATGTGGCAGGTGGAATAAAGATGTCCCTTGGATTTaggtctgggtttgaatcccagccccGTGGTTTGCTGACCGTGCGACCCTGAGCGGGTCATCtctgttctctgagcttccatgGTCTCAGCTGTCCAATGGGTATATGGTTAGCTACTACCTGTGTACCCTGAAGGACagttatgaaaacaaaaataaaatcaggctCTGATGCCTGGCTGAGAGTGGATGTGCAATAGACTTTTGAGAGATGACTTAATGAGTGAGAAAGAACGGTAGCACTTCATTCACGCCATTTCAG
This window encodes:
- the CAMK2N1 gene encoding calcium/calmodulin-dependent protein kinase II inhibitor 1 encodes the protein MSEVLPYGDEKLSPYGDGGDVGQIFSCRLQDTNNFFGAGQNKRPPKLGQIGRSKRVVIEDDRIDDVLKNMTDKAPPGV